The following are from one region of the Sandaracinus amylolyticus genome:
- a CDS encoding extensin family protein has protein sequence MRGMVGVAALCALLSGCGGEVSGDEPSRDGGIADASIPLDADPAIDAAPVTPLVAFESPADGARIVRDTIEDESWVARVELVVRAEGVDHVVLIADGSTELATLRPPMLSAFASFAADGARLLTASGRDASGAELVRDEITIEIAAPADESCHAMLDALGLEWEPIASLRGVADPVRVQPEIAGVRYRSASQSMPTAMSMDCELAPRLVRLSELISTYGIDEVIHLGIYNYRCIGGGDPDSGTCTPSQHAYARAIDLHAFGLADSDATYSTEDDFVITRRADTCPMVSSSEPDRVLKEIACALWSERIFQIVLTPNYNDAHRNHYHVDLTAGSMYLGSGVEGVDPIVGGLGD, from the coding sequence ATGCGCGGGATGGTGGGGGTCGCGGCGCTCTGTGCGCTGCTGAGTGGGTGCGGCGGTGAGGTCTCGGGTGACGAGCCGTCGCGCGACGGCGGCATCGCCGACGCATCGATCCCGCTCGACGCGGACCCAGCGATCGACGCCGCGCCGGTCACGCCGCTCGTGGCGTTCGAGTCGCCGGCGGACGGCGCGCGCATCGTGCGCGACACGATCGAGGACGAGTCGTGGGTCGCGCGCGTCGAGCTCGTGGTGCGCGCCGAGGGCGTCGATCACGTAGTGCTGATCGCCGACGGGAGCACCGAGCTCGCGACCCTGCGCCCACCGATGCTCAGCGCGTTCGCGTCGTTCGCCGCCGACGGCGCGCGGCTGCTCACCGCGAGCGGTCGTGATGCGAGCGGTGCGGAGCTGGTGCGCGACGAGATCACGATCGAGATCGCCGCGCCCGCCGACGAGAGCTGCCACGCGATGCTCGATGCGCTCGGGCTCGAGTGGGAGCCCATCGCGTCACTGCGCGGCGTCGCCGATCCGGTGCGCGTGCAGCCGGAGATCGCGGGCGTCCGTTATCGATCCGCGTCGCAGTCGATGCCGACCGCGATGTCGATGGACTGCGAGCTCGCGCCGCGCCTCGTGCGCTTGTCGGAGCTGATCTCGACCTACGGGATCGACGAGGTGATCCACCTCGGCATCTACAACTATCGCTGCATCGGCGGCGGCGATCCCGACAGCGGCACGTGCACGCCGAGCCAGCACGCGTACGCGCGCGCGATCGATCTCCACGCGTTCGGCCTCGCCGACTCCGACGCGACGTACAGCACCGAGGACGACTTCGTGATCACGCGCCGCGCCGACACCTGTCCGATGGTGTCGTCGTCCGAGCCCGACCGCGTGCTCAAGGAGATCGCGTGCGCGCTGTGGTCGGAGCGCATCTTCCAGATCGTGCTGACGCCCAACTACAACGACGCGCACCGCAACCACTACCACGTCGATCTCACCGCGGGCTCGATGTACCTCGGCAGCGGCGTCGAGGGCGTGGATCCGATCGTCGGCGGGCTCGGCGACTAG
- a CDS encoding RNA polymerase sigma factor, whose translation MTREERATIHALTVRFADGDRAAFDPLFAALWPVVRAYVARSLPAADAEDVAQEAIVKVFARIADFDVTRDAAAWALTIASFEVMTSRRRAMRRRETAAELDGLEASMRSPEDLTGAREMLAHLEAFLGAMSDRDRAAIHAELEGEQAVGEGARKRRWRAFDRLRRMWRASHE comes from the coding sequence GTGACACGCGAAGAGCGAGCGACGATCCACGCGCTGACCGTGCGCTTCGCGGACGGCGATCGGGCGGCATTCGATCCGCTCTTCGCCGCGCTGTGGCCGGTCGTGCGCGCCTACGTCGCGCGCTCGTTGCCCGCGGCCGACGCCGAGGACGTGGCCCAGGAGGCGATCGTGAAGGTGTTCGCGCGCATCGCCGACTTCGACGTCACGCGCGACGCGGCGGCGTGGGCCCTCACGATCGCGAGCTTCGAGGTGATGACGTCGCGACGGCGCGCGATGCGACGTCGCGAGACCGCGGCCGAGCTCGACGGGCTCGAGGCCTCGATGCGCTCGCCCGAGGATCTCACCGGTGCGCGCGAGATGCTCGCGCACCTCGAGGCGTTCCTCGGCGCGATGTCGGATCGCGATCGCGCGGCGATCCACGCCGAGCTCGAGGGCGAGCAGGCGGTCGGCGAGGGCGCGCGCAAGCGCCGGTGGCGCGCGTTCGATCGCCTGCGGCGGATGTGGAGGGCGAGCCATGAGTGA
- the eno gene encoding phosphopyruvate hydratase — MLEITGIVAREILDSRGNPTLEVEVEIEEGVVGRAAVPSGASTGEHEAIELRDGDASRYLGKGVRKAVENVMERIAPEVLGRDALDQHGIDQRMLDLDGTPNKGKLGANAILGVSMAVARAASDALGLPLFRYLGGAQACVLPVPLMNIINGGAHADNGLEIQEFMIVPHGATTFRDALRSGAEVFHHLKSILKKQGLATSVGDEGGFAPRLPNNEGALAVILEAIAKAGYTAGKDISLALDCAASEFFDGKKRTYTFDKKEIDGKQLVDTYAQLASKYPIVSIEDGCAEDDWDTWKLLTDKLGKSVQLVGDDLFVTNVTRLQRGIDQGIANAILIKVNQIGTVTETLDAMRLGAQHGYSSIVSHRSGETEDTFIADLAVATGAGQIKTGSASRSDRIAKYNQLLRIEEMLGSGAKFAGRSTLRAK; from the coding sequence ATGCTCGAGATCACCGGCATCGTCGCTCGCGAGATCCTCGATTCGCGCGGCAACCCGACGCTCGAGGTCGAGGTGGAGATCGAAGAGGGCGTGGTCGGCCGCGCCGCGGTCCCCTCGGGCGCGTCGACCGGCGAGCACGAGGCGATCGAGCTGCGCGACGGAGATGCGTCGCGCTACCTCGGCAAGGGCGTGCGCAAGGCCGTCGAGAACGTGATGGAGCGGATCGCGCCCGAGGTGCTCGGCCGCGACGCGCTCGATCAGCACGGCATCGATCAGCGCATGCTCGATCTCGACGGGACCCCCAACAAGGGAAAGCTCGGCGCGAACGCGATCCTCGGCGTGTCGATGGCGGTCGCGCGCGCGGCGAGCGATGCGCTCGGCCTGCCGCTCTTCCGCTACCTCGGTGGCGCGCAGGCGTGCGTGCTCCCGGTGCCGCTGATGAACATCATCAACGGCGGCGCGCACGCGGACAACGGGCTCGAGATCCAGGAGTTCATGATCGTCCCGCACGGCGCGACGACGTTCCGTGACGCGCTGCGCTCGGGCGCCGAGGTGTTCCACCACCTCAAGTCGATCCTGAAGAAGCAGGGCCTCGCGACGAGCGTCGGCGACGAGGGCGGCTTCGCGCCGCGCCTGCCGAACAACGAGGGCGCGCTGGCCGTGATCCTCGAGGCGATCGCGAAGGCGGGCTACACGGCGGGCAAGGACATCTCGCTCGCGCTCGACTGCGCGGCGAGCGAGTTCTTCGACGGCAAGAAGCGCACGTACACCTTCGACAAGAAGGAGATCGACGGCAAGCAGCTCGTCGACACGTACGCGCAGCTCGCGAGCAAGTACCCGATCGTGTCGATCGAGGACGGCTGCGCCGAAGACGACTGGGACACCTGGAAGCTGCTCACCGACAAGCTCGGCAAGAGCGTGCAGCTCGTCGGCGACGATCTCTTCGTGACCAACGTGACGCGCCTGCAGCGCGGCATCGATCAGGGCATTGCGAACGCGATCCTGATCAAGGTGAACCAGATCGGCACCGTGACCGAGACGCTCGACGCGATGCGCCTCGGCGCGCAGCACGGCTACTCGTCGATCGTGTCGCACCGCTCGGGCGAGACCGAGGACACGTTCATCGCCGACCTCGCGGTCGCGACGGGCGCGGGGCAGATCAAGACGGGCTCGGCGTCGCGCTCGGACCGCATCGCGAAGTACAACCAGCTCCTGCGCATCGAGGAGATGCTCGGCAGCGGCGCGAAGTTCGCGGGGCGGAGCACGCTGCGCGCGAAGTGA
- a CDS encoding biotin carboxylase N-terminal domain-containing protein: MFEKILVANRGEVAARVARTCRRIGADTVTVHTDGEEDSVHAQACDEAVRVGPPRTNGAVPVRDSYANVAALIGAARATGCSALHPGYGLLDDDPTLARACEAAGIAFVGPSPEELVLYRDRFSIRHAAFDAGLRILPGSERPIREPSELREDVEAIGYPLVIKPAFGLGEPTVLPTLESADDLERAIGGIEWEGAACYVERHVDRPRHVEVQLVGDGQGNCVVIGDREVSVRKDHRRVLAESPAPAIDALRQGAAVRSAIGAAAIDLALYLRFRGVGSAHFLIDARGSFYFLGFHPLLQPEHAVIEACANIDLVEVQVRLASGEPMPPEVPRVAPTGHAVQARIEAATDPRDGRPFPGRADDVRWPPAPAGKVRIETGIQPRSRVQHDHDPVVATVTTYAPTRHEAVLVLDRVIAETRIAPLVTNLRLLRRALNHESFRACQYDEGFLDRVSANP, translated from the coding sequence ATGTTCGAGAAGATCCTCGTGGCCAACCGAGGCGAGGTCGCAGCGCGCGTCGCGCGGACCTGCCGGCGCATCGGCGCGGACACGGTCACGGTCCACACCGACGGCGAAGAGGACAGCGTCCACGCGCAGGCGTGCGACGAAGCAGTGCGCGTCGGCCCGCCACGCACGAACGGCGCGGTGCCGGTGCGCGACTCGTACGCGAACGTCGCGGCGCTGATCGGCGCGGCGCGCGCGACCGGGTGCTCCGCGCTGCACCCCGGGTACGGCCTGCTCGACGACGATCCGACGCTGGCGCGCGCGTGCGAGGCCGCGGGCATCGCGTTCGTCGGGCCTTCCCCCGAGGAGCTCGTGCTCTATCGCGATCGCTTCTCGATCCGTCACGCCGCGTTCGACGCGGGGCTGCGCATCCTGCCCGGCAGCGAGCGCCCGATCCGCGAGCCGAGCGAGCTGCGCGAGGACGTCGAGGCGATCGGCTATCCGCTCGTGATCAAGCCCGCGTTCGGCCTCGGCGAGCCCACCGTGCTGCCGACGCTCGAGTCGGCCGACGACCTCGAGCGCGCGATCGGCGGCATCGAGTGGGAGGGCGCGGCCTGCTACGTCGAGCGCCACGTCGATCGACCGCGCCACGTCGAGGTGCAGCTCGTCGGCGACGGCCAGGGCAACTGCGTCGTGATCGGCGATCGCGAGGTCAGCGTGCGCAAGGATCACCGGCGCGTGCTCGCCGAGTCGCCCGCGCCCGCGATCGACGCCCTGCGCCAGGGCGCGGCGGTGCGCAGCGCGATCGGCGCGGCCGCGATCGATCTCGCGCTCTATCTCCGGTTCCGCGGCGTGGGCAGCGCGCACTTCCTCATCGACGCGCGCGGCAGCTTCTACTTCCTCGGCTTCCACCCGCTGCTCCAGCCCGAGCACGCAGTGATCGAGGCGTGCGCGAACATCGATCTCGTCGAGGTGCAGGTCCGCCTCGCGAGCGGCGAGCCGATGCCGCCCGAGGTGCCGCGCGTCGCGCCGACCGGGCACGCGGTGCAGGCGCGCATCGAGGCCGCGACCGATCCCCGTGATGGTCGTCCCTTCCCCGGCCGCGCCGACGACGTGCGCTGGCCGCCCGCGCCGGCAGGCAAGGTGCGCATCGAGACCGGCATCCAGCCGCGCTCGCGCGTGCAGCACGATCACGACCCGGTCGTGGCGACGGTCACGACCTACGCGCCGACGCGCCACGAGGCGGTGCTGGTGCTCGATCGCGTCATCGCGGAGACGCGCATCGCGCCGCTGGTGACGAACCTCAGGCTGCTGCGTCGCGCGCTCAACCACGAGAGCTTCCGCGCGTGTCAGTACGACGAGGGATTCCTCGATCGCGTGTCGGCGAATCCTTGA
- the ybeY gene encoding rRNA maturation RNase YbeY, translated as MPVLISVEGLSRPAMRANDVRARAERMLAAMRLADRELSILLCDDATIHVLNRDYRHKDKPTDVLAFAMMEGAQSGHAPGVLGDVVISLDTAARQAREHARPLEAEVTMLLAHGLLHLLGLDHRDRTEERRMTARTDLLRAAAKPRRKGSRDRSGSP; from the coding sequence ATGCCGGTGCTGATCTCGGTCGAAGGTCTGTCGCGTCCCGCGATGCGCGCGAACGACGTGCGCGCGCGCGCCGAGCGGATGCTCGCGGCGATGCGTCTCGCGGATCGCGAGCTCTCGATCCTCTTGTGCGACGACGCGACGATCCACGTGCTCAATCGCGACTACCGGCACAAGGACAAGCCGACCGACGTGCTCGCGTTCGCGATGATGGAAGGCGCGCAGAGCGGGCACGCGCCCGGCGTGCTGGGCGACGTCGTGATCTCGCTCGACACCGCGGCGCGACAGGCGCGCGAGCACGCGCGACCTCTCGAGGCCGAGGTGACGATGCTGCTCGCGCACGGTCTTCTGCATCTCCTCGGGCTCGATCACCGCGATCGCACCGAGGAAAGGCGCATGACCGCGCGCACCGACCTGCTCCGAGCCGCCGCGAAGCCGCGCCGGAAGGGGTCTCGCGATCGCTCCGGATCGCCCTGA
- a CDS encoding HU family DNA-binding protein, which translates to MAKAETAAKKMTKAQVLGEIAEKTGLSRKQVGEVFESLRGLMKRELGKRGPEQFEIPGIVRLKIRKTEARKGVKFRNPATGETVVRDVPASRKLKALPVKGLKDLVL; encoded by the coding sequence ATGGCGAAGGCAGAGACCGCTGCGAAGAAGATGACGAAGGCTCAGGTCCTCGGTGAGATCGCGGAGAAGACCGGCCTGTCGCGCAAGCAGGTGGGCGAGGTGTTCGAGTCGCTCCGTGGCCTGATGAAGCGCGAGCTCGGCAAGCGTGGCCCCGAGCAGTTCGAGATCCCGGGCATCGTGCGCCTGAAGATCCGCAAGACCGAGGCGCGCAAGGGCGTGAAGTTCCGCAACCCGGCGACGGGTGAGACGGTCGTCCGTGACGTGCCGGCCTCGCGCAAGCTGAAGGCGCTTCCGGTGAAGGGCCTCAAGGACCTCGTCCTCTGA
- a CDS encoding L,D-transpeptidase, with product MSRRNHSLLVALATGAFVASVLIACGSSSEEGADAGTTVGAAPRDTVDSGRPDAARPPSGPPKRIFTKRFVVNVRARPDRESPRIGYLRAGAVLQATTADPVSTEGCREGWFELTTGGFVCNGRDVIAFEGRRLPERRPAQPDWEEPLPYRFARTRRDNTPMYRRLPSDLEAAVYEGYRVPGMQLEHLPDGGVRFTEEVAAAPVEMGSEESAPSASEVIPDRAAQPAVAREPVAQVAEASAAAAATASGEPPDEEARMVTLGDLQGERGGLLHRRLVKGFIVSLDRDMRMGARRYWRTLSNGFVPYHSQVEVRGSTFQGVRLDPPVQGAVATPEPAPEGAAPEVTTTTRWELPVGFVMSSKAVSYTRGRDGRPRRSRAPGYHYAFRITGRETHRDREYLVGHDERLYETSEIRIVEAHDPPPEVGPEDHWIEVDLGNQSLVAYEGRTPVYATLVSTGRVRDPEDPLRDMRTPTGLFRITSKHVTHTMDGDHAVDGPYSIEDVPYVMYFQLAYALHSAFWHDGFGRPRSHGCVNLAPLDARWIFQWAGPGLPESWHGSYPTETQPGTWIWIHGETPEG from the coding sequence ATGTCACGCCGAAACCACAGCCTGCTCGTCGCGCTCGCGACGGGTGCCTTCGTCGCGTCGGTCCTGATCGCGTGCGGCAGCTCGAGCGAGGAGGGCGCGGACGCGGGCACGACCGTGGGCGCGGCACCACGCGACACCGTCGACTCGGGCAGGCCCGACGCGGCCAGGCCTCCGAGCGGGCCGCCCAAGCGCATCTTCACCAAGCGATTCGTGGTCAACGTTCGTGCCCGGCCCGATCGAGAGTCGCCGCGCATCGGCTACCTGCGGGCGGGCGCCGTGCTCCAGGCGACGACGGCGGACCCCGTGTCGACCGAAGGGTGCCGCGAAGGGTGGTTCGAGCTTACGACGGGGGGCTTCGTCTGCAACGGGCGCGACGTGATCGCGTTCGAGGGACGCAGGCTCCCGGAGCGCAGGCCGGCGCAGCCCGACTGGGAGGAGCCGCTGCCGTATCGGTTCGCGCGCACGCGGCGCGACAACACGCCGATGTATCGGCGGCTTCCGAGCGATCTCGAGGCCGCGGTGTACGAGGGCTATCGCGTGCCGGGCATGCAGCTCGAGCACCTGCCCGACGGCGGCGTTCGTTTCACCGAGGAGGTCGCGGCCGCGCCGGTCGAGATGGGCTCGGAGGAGTCGGCGCCGAGCGCGAGTGAGGTGATCCCCGATCGCGCGGCGCAGCCCGCGGTGGCGCGCGAGCCCGTCGCGCAGGTCGCCGAGGCGAGCGCGGCGGCCGCGGCGACGGCGAGCGGTGAGCCGCCCGACGAAGAAGCGCGGATGGTCACCCTCGGCGATCTGCAGGGCGAGCGTGGTGGGCTGCTGCATCGAAGGCTGGTGAAGGGCTTCATCGTCTCGCTCGATCGCGACATGCGCATGGGCGCGCGGCGCTACTGGCGGACGCTGAGCAACGGGTTCGTGCCCTATCACTCGCAGGTCGAGGTGCGGGGCTCGACGTTCCAGGGCGTGCGGCTGGATCCGCCGGTCCAGGGCGCGGTCGCGACGCCCGAGCCAGCGCCCGAAGGCGCCGCGCCCGAGGTCACGACGACGACGCGGTGGGAGCTGCCGGTTGGGTTCGTGATGTCGAGCAAGGCCGTCTCGTACACGCGGGGACGCGATGGTCGTCCGCGTCGCTCGCGCGCGCCCGGTTATCACTACGCGTTCCGCATCACGGGCCGCGAGACGCATCGTGATCGCGAGTACCTCGTGGGCCACGACGAGCGGCTCTACGAGACGAGCGAGATCCGCATCGTCGAGGCGCACGATCCGCCGCCCGAGGTCGGGCCGGAGGATCACTGGATCGAGGTCGATCTCGGCAACCAGTCGCTCGTCGCGTACGAGGGGCGCACGCCGGTGTACGCGACGCTCGTGTCCACCGGGCGCGTGCGCGATCCCGAAGATCCGCTGCGCGACATGCGCACGCCGACCGGGCTCTTCCGCATCACGTCGAAGCACGTCACGCACACGATGGACGGAGACCACGCGGTCGACGGTCCTTACTCGATCGAAGACGTGCCCTACGTGATGTACTTCCAGCTCGCGTACGCGCTGCACTCGGCGTTCTGGCACGACGGGTTCGGTCGGCCGCGCAGCCACGGTTGCGTGAACCTCGCGCCGCTCGACGCGCGCTGGATCTTCCAGTGGGCGGGGCCCGGTCTGCCCGAGTCGTGGCACGGCTCGTATCCCACCGAGACGCAGCCGGGCACGTGGATCTGGATCCACGGCGAGACGCCCGAAGGCTGA
- the ftsH gene encoding ATP-dependent zinc metalloprotease FtsH yields the protein MDPQGNRRLALTVAYVVLVTLLLWVIQSFASRPPPPRSVPYSELVSLVEQDRVEEATVRADRIIAKLRGPVDAPAPDAPSTTRTAPGGPPGENVERVYATRIPDIDDAPLLANMREHGVTFSGEMREDAWWQPLLFGWVLPFAVLFGIYMLVMRRVTKNAGPLSVGKAQAKIYDRNAQEPVNFEDVAGVDEAKAELVEIVSYLKHPERYRAIGARSPKGVLLVGPPGTGKTLLARAVAGEAQVPFFSISGSEFVQMFVGVGAARVRDLFEQAKQRAPCIVFIDELDAIGRSRSGAGSGLAVHEEREQTLNQLLVEMDGFEAGKGVVILAATNRPEVLDPALLRAGRFDRQVAVDRPDVRGREAILRVHVRKIRVSKDVDIRVVAQRTPGMAGADLANVVNESALAASRRGAAEVETRDFEEAVDRIQLGLKKKGRVMTEPERERVAYHEGGHALVALSVQHADPVHRVTIIPRSIGALGATLQLPAEERYLMTRNELRDRICVMLGGRAAELVAFDDLSTGAQNDLERATETARHMVCRFGMSDALGPVTYGEPMSGRFLEIPGLHSSRAYSEETARAIDAEVRRIIEDEEKRALAILEERRRDLEAIAARLLETETIDRDELERIAAPRLRTGSRPPPPSVPEVLGDPGHMKPVASNGDGRR from the coding sequence GTGGATCCGCAAGGGAATCGCCGGCTCGCGCTCACGGTCGCGTACGTCGTGTTGGTCACGTTGCTGCTCTGGGTGATCCAGAGCTTCGCGTCGCGACCGCCGCCGCCCCGCAGCGTGCCCTACAGCGAGCTCGTCTCGCTGGTCGAGCAGGACCGCGTCGAGGAGGCGACGGTCCGCGCCGATCGCATCATCGCGAAGCTGCGCGGGCCGGTCGACGCACCGGCACCGGACGCGCCGAGCACCACGCGCACCGCACCGGGCGGCCCGCCGGGCGAGAACGTCGAGCGTGTCTACGCGACGCGCATCCCCGACATCGACGACGCGCCGCTCCTCGCGAACATGCGCGAGCACGGCGTGACGTTCTCCGGCGAGATGCGCGAGGACGCGTGGTGGCAGCCGCTGCTCTTCGGATGGGTGCTGCCCTTCGCGGTGCTCTTCGGCATCTACATGCTCGTGATGCGCCGCGTGACGAAGAACGCGGGGCCGCTCTCGGTCGGCAAGGCGCAGGCGAAGATCTACGACCGCAACGCGCAGGAGCCGGTGAACTTCGAGGACGTCGCGGGCGTCGACGAGGCGAAGGCCGAGCTCGTCGAGATCGTCAGCTACCTCAAGCACCCCGAGCGCTATCGCGCGATCGGCGCGCGCTCGCCGAAGGGCGTGCTGCTCGTCGGTCCGCCGGGCACCGGCAAGACGCTGCTCGCGCGCGCGGTCGCGGGCGAGGCGCAGGTGCCCTTCTTCTCGATCTCGGGCTCCGAGTTCGTGCAGATGTTCGTCGGCGTCGGGGCGGCGCGCGTGCGCGATCTCTTCGAGCAGGCGAAGCAGCGCGCGCCCTGCATCGTGTTCATCGACGAGCTCGACGCGATCGGTCGATCGCGCTCGGGCGCGGGCTCGGGGCTCGCGGTGCACGAGGAGCGCGAGCAGACGCTCAACCAGCTGCTCGTCGAGATGGACGGCTTCGAGGCGGGGAAGGGCGTGGTGATCCTCGCCGCGACGAATCGCCCCGAGGTGCTCGACCCTGCGCTGCTGCGCGCCGGTCGTTTCGACCGGCAGGTCGCGGTCGATCGTCCCGACGTGCGCGGACGTGAGGCGATCCTGCGCGTCCACGTGCGCAAGATCCGCGTCTCGAAGGACGTCGACATCCGCGTGGTCGCGCAGCGCACGCCCGGGATGGCGGGCGCCGATCTCGCGAACGTGGTGAACGAGTCCGCGCTCGCCGCGAGCCGTCGTGGCGCGGCGGAGGTGGAGACGCGCGACTTCGAGGAGGCCGTCGATCGCATCCAGCTCGGCCTCAAGAAGAAGGGCCGCGTGATGACCGAGCCCGAGCGCGAGCGCGTCGCGTACCACGAGGGCGGGCACGCGCTGGTCGCGCTCTCGGTGCAGCACGCCGATCCGGTGCACCGCGTGACGATCATCCCGCGCTCGATCGGTGCGCTCGGCGCGACGCTGCAGCTGCCCGCGGAGGAGCGCTACCTGATGACGCGCAACGAGCTGCGCGATCGCATCTGCGTGATGCTCGGCGGGCGCGCGGCGGAGCTCGTCGCGTTCGACGATCTCTCGACCGGCGCGCAGAACGATCTCGAGCGCGCGACCGAGACCGCGCGGCACATGGTCTGCCGGTTCGGCATGAGCGACGCCCTCGGGCCCGTCACGTACGGCGAGCCGATGAGCGGGCGCTTCCTCGAGATCCCGGGGCTGCACTCGAGCCGCGCGTACAGCGAGGAGACCGCCCGCGCGATCGATGCCGAGGTGCGGCGCATCATCGAGGACGAGGAGAAGCGCGCGCTCGCGATCCTCGAAGAGCGCCGTCGGGATCTCGAGGCGATCGCCGCGCGCTTGCTCGAGACCGAGACGATCGATCGCGACGAGCTCGAGCGCATCGCCGCGCCGCGCCTGCGCACCGGATCGCGACCGCCGCCGCCGAGCGTGCCCGAGGTGCTCGGCGATCCCGGGCACATGAAGCCGGTCGCGTCGAACGGCGACGGACGGCGGTGA
- a CDS encoding TRAP transporter substrate-binding protein, translating to MTRKKLAITLTTLSLVLSAFFVTLAPREEAHAQEAAAPEAIQMRIGTVAPEGTPWEKQLRSLKTHIESQSGGRIKVRLFMGGSLGGEKALVRRVSQGSLEAFGGSTAALGSVVPELNVIESPYLFDTAEQADRALDAAPVREQVGRLVSAKGFTFALWAENGFRSWFTRERPIRQPADLRGLRMRSQESRVHIATYEAFGATPNPIDVTNVLTSLQTGVVDGFDNTPLFAFATSWYQAARHLNLSEQSYQPGVVVYSQTWFNGLPADLKQMLGNLPTTLTTDGRAAVRRMDPILIQNLQRYGIDVHRPTPEERAAFAAIGRPVQDRVAEGAGARNLLKALRSGRGP from the coding sequence ATGACTCGCAAGAAGCTCGCGATCACGCTGACCACGCTCTCCCTCGTGCTCAGCGCGTTCTTCGTCACCCTCGCGCCTCGCGAGGAGGCCCACGCGCAGGAGGCTGCGGCGCCGGAGGCGATCCAGATGCGGATCGGCACCGTCGCACCCGAGGGCACGCCCTGGGAGAAACAGCTGCGCTCGCTGAAGACCCACATCGAGTCGCAGAGCGGCGGGCGCATCAAGGTGCGCCTCTTCATGGGTGGCTCGCTCGGCGGCGAGAAGGCGCTGGTGCGCCGCGTCTCGCAGGGCTCGCTCGAGGCGTTCGGCGGATCGACCGCGGCGCTCGGCTCGGTCGTGCCCGAGCTGAACGTGATCGAGTCGCCCTACCTCTTCGACACCGCCGAGCAGGCGGATCGTGCGCTCGACGCGGCGCCGGTGCGCGAGCAGGTCGGCCGGCTGGTGTCGGCGAAGGGCTTCACGTTCGCGCTGTGGGCGGAGAACGGCTTCCGCTCGTGGTTCACGCGCGAGCGCCCGATCCGACAGCCCGCGGATCTCCGCGGCCTGCGCATGCGCTCGCAGGAGTCGCGCGTGCACATCGCGACCTACGAGGCGTTCGGCGCGACACCGAACCCGATCGACGTGACGAACGTGCTGACGTCGCTGCAGACCGGCGTCGTCGACGGCTTCGACAACACGCCGCTCTTCGCGTTCGCGACGTCGTGGTACCAGGCCGCGCGCCACCTCAACCTGAGCGAGCAGAGCTACCAGCCGGGCGTCGTCGTGTACTCGCAGACGTGGTTCAACGGGCTGCCCGCCGACCTCAAGCAGATGCTCGGCAACCTGCCCACGACGCTGACGACCGATGGCCGCGCGGCGGTGCGCCGGATGGACCCGATCCTGATCCAGAACCTGCAGCGCTACGGCATCGACGTGCACCGGCCGACGCCCGAGGAGCGCGCGGCGTTCGCGGCGATCGGCAGGCCGGTGCAGGATCGCGTCGCCGAGGGCGCGGGCGCGCGCAACCTGCTCAAGGCGCTGCGCAGCGGTCGCGGTCCGTGA
- a CDS encoding TRAP transporter TatT component family protein, whose product MVQHRSGVALGVVAALVGIASVGCGGGGRTAAWEETTAEGAQPVSAEQQSQKDQLVATGDAAWEQRQEEAQLRAAIDAWTQALELDPTDWQLWHRLARAQYFLADGHLAFRDQGETLDPDATAMYQASVTSAERSLQALSPAFAERMRAGERVDQALAVLDAQAVPALYWRSAALGKWARRDGFATLLAYKDEIRAIMTRVLELDREFFFAGPDRYFGAFFAVAPTYAGGDLERSRQHFDYSISRFPGYFGSHVLYAVEYAVKAQDRALFERELRFVIDGDPNMLPEARAENLAEQRKAQEALARADSLFE is encoded by the coding sequence ATGGTGCAGCACAGGTCCGGTGTCGCGCTCGGTGTGGTGGCGGCGCTCGTGGGGATCGCGAGCGTCGGGTGCGGCGGCGGCGGACGCACCGCCGCGTGGGAGGAGACGACCGCCGAAGGCGCGCAGCCGGTCTCGGCCGAGCAGCAATCCCAGAAGGATCAGCTCGTCGCGACCGGCGACGCGGCATGGGAGCAGCGCCAGGAGGAGGCGCAGCTACGCGCGGCGATCGACGCGTGGACGCAGGCGCTCGAGCTCGATCCCACGGACTGGCAGCTCTGGCACCGCCTCGCGCGCGCGCAGTACTTCCTCGCGGACGGCCACCTCGCGTTCCGCGATCAGGGCGAGACGCTCGATCCCGACGCGACGGCGATGTACCAGGCGTCGGTCACCTCGGCGGAGCGCTCGCTCCAGGCGCTCTCGCCCGCGTTCGCCGAGCGCATGCGCGCCGGTGAGCGCGTCGATCAGGCGCTCGCGGTCCTCGACGCGCAGGCGGTGCCCGCCCTCTACTGGCGCAGCGCCGCGCTCGGCAAGTGGGCGCGCCGCGACGGCTTCGCGACGCTCCTCGCCTACAAGGACGAGATCCGCGCGATCATGACCCGCGTGCTCGAGCTCGATCGCGAGTTCTTCTTCGCGGGCCCGGATCGCTACTTCGGCGCGTTCTTCGCGGTCGCGCCGACCTACGCGGGCGGCGATCTCGAGCGCTCGCGGCAGCACTTCGACTACTCGATCTCGCGCTTCCCCGGGTACTTCGGCAGCCACGTGCTCTACGCGGTCGAGTACGCGGTGAAGGCGCAGGACCGCGCGCTCTTCGAGCGCGAGCTGCGCTTCGTGATCGACGGCGATCCGAACATGCTCCCCGAGGCGCGCGCGGAGAACCTCGCCGAGCAGCGCAAGGCTCAGGAAGCGCTGGCGCGCGCGGACTCGCTCTTCGAGTGA